The following proteins are co-located in the Ictalurus punctatus breed USDA103 chromosome 14, Coco_2.0, whole genome shotgun sequence genome:
- the lingo4a gene encoding leucine-rich repeat and immunoglobulin-like domain-containing nogo receptor-interacting protein 4a isoform X2 — protein sequence MFGEAADWWKVYWWVAQLCIVGVSVEGTPPWPCPHNCECLHEPLKVNCSSCHLNSVPEGIHKNTQSLSLANNLLKTLGKHQFSDLKQLQELDLSENMLTVIEVQAFSGLQNLLILRISQNRLKIILVGVFSGLQRLRLLDISKNEILVFLNDMFYEMPSLQKLEVNDNDLVFISNRAFSGLLYLQELNLDGYNLTSFPIEALSQLPRLVRLRFCHTGLTVLPNNSFRHLTQLRELTVSHWHRLDTLLPNSLTGLNLTSLTLSYCNMSSVPYDSLRHLVYLIYLDLSYNPIASIQPHLLRDLLRLQEFHLVGGNLQRVEPGAFSGLVHVQLFNVSLNQLSTLEETVFQSTGTLQVLRLDGNPLACDCRLFWVLQRHMHIKVNEQPPSCSSPVQVHGRTFQEFTDSELPVLFICRPARILNHKPQEVHVDEGQTVLFLCQVDGDPSPSVIWVSPQRAVLPTTGRIRVLSNGTLEVRYVQVQDSGIYYCFASNVAGNDSISVSLWVRSFVTSPSHNHSAHFFLDGWSFTSAHPPVNGSYNSHPFPFDLKTLLVAVTMGFLSFLSSVAACFIFMFFWSQSKGQIKHTATIDFVPHSTGAGSGGGRTRMETGRFNMKLI from the coding sequence ATGTTTGGGGAAGCTGCTGATTGGTGGAAGGTGTATTGGTGGGTGGCACAACTGTGCATAGTAGGAGTATCGGTAGAAGGAACCCCACCTTGGCCATGCCCTCACAATTGTGAGTGCTTACATGAGCCTCTCAAGGTCAACTGCTCCTCATGTCACTTAAATTCTGTACCGGAAGGTatccataaaaacacacaaagccTCAGTCTGGCCAATAATCTCCTGAAGACACTTGGAAAACATCAGTTCTCTGACCTGAAACAGCTTCAGGAACTGGATTTGAGTGAAAACATGCTGACAGTGATTGAAGTGCAAGCATTCTCTGGCCTGCAAAACCTTCTCATTCTGAGGATTTCCCAAAATCGTCTTAAGATCATTTTGGTTGGAGTGTTCTCTGGTCTTCAGCGTCTCCGTCTGCTGGACATTAGCAAGAATGAAATCCTTGTCTTTCTCAATGACATGTTTTATGAGATGCCATCACTACAGAAGTTGGAAGTGAATGACAATGATCTTGTATTCATCTCAAACCGTGCCTTCAGTGGCCTACTATATCTTCAGGAACTTAACCTGGATGGCTATAACCTTACCTCATTCCCAATCGAGGCACTGTCACAGCTTCCCAGGCTGGTGCGGCTGCGTTTCTGTCACACTGGTCTCACAGTGCTACCCAACAATTCATTTAGGCATCTGACTCAGCTCAGGGAGCTGACAGTGTCCCACTGGCACAGGCTGGATACACTTTTACCTAATAGCTTGACTGGACTTAACCTCACCTCTCTGACACTCAGCTACTGCAACATGAGCTCTGTGCCATATGATTCTTTGCGCCATCTGGTCTATCTGATCTACTTGGACCTGTCCTATAACCCTATTGCCTCCATCCAGCCACATCTGCTCAGAGACCTTCTACGGCTGCAAGAGTTCCATTTGGTTGGTGGGAATTTGCAGAGGGTAGAACCAGGTGCTTTCAGTGGCCTTGTTCATGTTCAGCTATTCAATGTATCTTTAAATCAACTGTCAACACTAGAAGAGACTGTGTTTCAATCAACAGGGACACTTCAGGTACTTCGGCTGGATGGGAACCCACTTGCTTGTGACTGCAGACTATTTTGGGTTCTGCAACGTCATATGCATATAAAGGTTAATGAGCAGCCACCCAGCTGTTCATCACCTGTACAGGTGCATGGTAGAACATTCCAAGAGTTCACTGATTCTGAGCTTCcagtgttgtttatttgtagaccGGCACGTATTCTAAACCACAAGCCACAGGAGGTGCATGTGGACGAGGGCCAAACAGTCCTGTTCCTTTGCCAAGTGGATGGAGACCCTTCCCCCTCTGTTATCTGGGTTAGTCCTCAGCGGGCGGTTCTGCCCACCACAGGTCGGATCCGTGTGCTGTCCAATGGAACCCTTGAGGTGCGTTATGTACAAGTACAAGACAGTGGCATCTACTACTGCTTTGCATCCAATGTGGCAGGGAATGACAGTATTTCTGTCAGTCTGTGGGTGAGAAGTTTTGTCACGTCCCCATCTCATAACCACTCTGCCCACTTCTTTCTTGATGGGTGGAGTTTTACATCTGCCCATCCACCAGTAAATGGTTCATACAATTCTCATCCATTTCCATTTGACTTGAAGACACTGCTGGTTGCAGTAACAATGGGCTTCCTGTCATTCCTGAGCTCTGTGGCTGCTTGCTTTATATTCATGTTCTTCTGGAGTCAGAGCAAAGGGCAAATCAAACACACAGCCACAATTGACTTTGTACCTCACAGTACAGGAGCAGGATCTGGGGGAGGACGGACCAGAATGGAGACTGGCAGGTTTAACATGAAGCTCATCTGA
- the lingo4a gene encoding leucine-rich repeat and immunoglobulin-like domain-containing nogo receptor-interacting protein 4a isoform X1: MASCVVKLKVELQMFGEAADWWKVYWWVAQLCIVGVSVEGTPPWPCPHNCECLHEPLKVNCSSCHLNSVPEGIHKNTQSLSLANNLLKTLGKHQFSDLKQLQELDLSENMLTVIEVQAFSGLQNLLILRISQNRLKIILVGVFSGLQRLRLLDISKNEILVFLNDMFYEMPSLQKLEVNDNDLVFISNRAFSGLLYLQELNLDGYNLTSFPIEALSQLPRLVRLRFCHTGLTVLPNNSFRHLTQLRELTVSHWHRLDTLLPNSLTGLNLTSLTLSYCNMSSVPYDSLRHLVYLIYLDLSYNPIASIQPHLLRDLLRLQEFHLVGGNLQRVEPGAFSGLVHVQLFNVSLNQLSTLEETVFQSTGTLQVLRLDGNPLACDCRLFWVLQRHMHIKVNEQPPSCSSPVQVHGRTFQEFTDSELPVLFICRPARILNHKPQEVHVDEGQTVLFLCQVDGDPSPSVIWVSPQRAVLPTTGRIRVLSNGTLEVRYVQVQDSGIYYCFASNVAGNDSISVSLWVRSFVTSPSHNHSAHFFLDGWSFTSAHPPVNGSYNSHPFPFDLKTLLVAVTMGFLSFLSSVAACFIFMFFWSQSKGQIKHTATIDFVPHSTGAGSGGGRTRMETGRFNMKLI; the protein is encoded by the exons ATGGCATCCTGTGTGGTTAAACTGAAG GTGGAACTCCAGATGTTTGGGGAAGCTGCTGATTGGTGGAAGGTGTATTGGTGGGTGGCACAACTGTGCATAGTAGGAGTATCGGTAGAAGGAACCCCACCTTGGCCATGCCCTCACAATTGTGAGTGCTTACATGAGCCTCTCAAGGTCAACTGCTCCTCATGTCACTTAAATTCTGTACCGGAAGGTatccataaaaacacacaaagccTCAGTCTGGCCAATAATCTCCTGAAGACACTTGGAAAACATCAGTTCTCTGACCTGAAACAGCTTCAGGAACTGGATTTGAGTGAAAACATGCTGACAGTGATTGAAGTGCAAGCATTCTCTGGCCTGCAAAACCTTCTCATTCTGAGGATTTCCCAAAATCGTCTTAAGATCATTTTGGTTGGAGTGTTCTCTGGTCTTCAGCGTCTCCGTCTGCTGGACATTAGCAAGAATGAAATCCTTGTCTTTCTCAATGACATGTTTTATGAGATGCCATCACTACAGAAGTTGGAAGTGAATGACAATGATCTTGTATTCATCTCAAACCGTGCCTTCAGTGGCCTACTATATCTTCAGGAACTTAACCTGGATGGCTATAACCTTACCTCATTCCCAATCGAGGCACTGTCACAGCTTCCCAGGCTGGTGCGGCTGCGTTTCTGTCACACTGGTCTCACAGTGCTACCCAACAATTCATTTAGGCATCTGACTCAGCTCAGGGAGCTGACAGTGTCCCACTGGCACAGGCTGGATACACTTTTACCTAATAGCTTGACTGGACTTAACCTCACCTCTCTGACACTCAGCTACTGCAACATGAGCTCTGTGCCATATGATTCTTTGCGCCATCTGGTCTATCTGATCTACTTGGACCTGTCCTATAACCCTATTGCCTCCATCCAGCCACATCTGCTCAGAGACCTTCTACGGCTGCAAGAGTTCCATTTGGTTGGTGGGAATTTGCAGAGGGTAGAACCAGGTGCTTTCAGTGGCCTTGTTCATGTTCAGCTATTCAATGTATCTTTAAATCAACTGTCAACACTAGAAGAGACTGTGTTTCAATCAACAGGGACACTTCAGGTACTTCGGCTGGATGGGAACCCACTTGCTTGTGACTGCAGACTATTTTGGGTTCTGCAACGTCATATGCATATAAAGGTTAATGAGCAGCCACCCAGCTGTTCATCACCTGTACAGGTGCATGGTAGAACATTCCAAGAGTTCACTGATTCTGAGCTTCcagtgttgtttatttgtagaccGGCACGTATTCTAAACCACAAGCCACAGGAGGTGCATGTGGACGAGGGCCAAACAGTCCTGTTCCTTTGCCAAGTGGATGGAGACCCTTCCCCCTCTGTTATCTGGGTTAGTCCTCAGCGGGCGGTTCTGCCCACCACAGGTCGGATCCGTGTGCTGTCCAATGGAACCCTTGAGGTGCGTTATGTACAAGTACAAGACAGTGGCATCTACTACTGCTTTGCATCCAATGTGGCAGGGAATGACAGTATTTCTGTCAGTCTGTGGGTGAGAAGTTTTGTCACGTCCCCATCTCATAACCACTCTGCCCACTTCTTTCTTGATGGGTGGAGTTTTACATCTGCCCATCCACCAGTAAATGGTTCATACAATTCTCATCCATTTCCATTTGACTTGAAGACACTGCTGGTTGCAGTAACAATGGGCTTCCTGTCATTCCTGAGCTCTGTGGCTGCTTGCTTTATATTCATGTTCTTCTGGAGTCAGAGCAAAGGGCAAATCAAACACACAGCCACAATTGACTTTGTACCTCACAGTACAGGAGCAGGATCTGGGGGAGGACGGACCAGAATGGAGACTGGCAGGTTTAACATGAAGCTCATCTGA